The Pangasianodon hypophthalmus isolate fPanHyp1 chromosome 5, fPanHyp1.pri, whole genome shotgun sequence genome includes a window with the following:
- the gjb8 gene encoding gap junction protein beta 8, translating into MSWAALYSQLGGVNKHSTSLGKIWLSVLFIFRITILVLAAESVWGDEQSDFTCNTQQPGCKNVCYDHFFPVSHIRLWCLQLIFVSTPALMVAMHVAYRKRGVKKELIACKGDKAKEEDLEGLKKRRLPITGPLWWTYTCSLFFRLLFEAGFMYALYMVYDGFQMPRLVKCEQWPCPNKVDCFISRPTEKTVFTIFMVGSSALCIVLNVAELVYLIIKALMRCLSRAKRRHTYSHSSDMSKDGALLENKKNEMLLSSVSESSNSKSM; encoded by the coding sequence ATGAGTTGGGCAGCACTATATAGCCAGCTAGGAGGAGTGAACAAACACTCCACTAGTCTGGGAAAGATCTGGCTCTCCGTTCTTTTCATTTTCCGCATCACTATCCTGGTGCTGGCCGCTGAGAGCGTCTGGGGAGATGAGCAATCAGACTTTACTTGTAACACACAGCAGCCAGGTTGCAAAAATGTCTGCTACGATCACTTCTTCCCAGTCTCTCACATCCGTCTCTGGTGCCTACAGCTGATCTTCGTTTCCACCCCGGCTCTAATGGTGGCCATGCATGTGGCATATCGCAAGCGTGGCGTCAAGAAAGAACTCATTGCATGCAAGGGTGACAAAGCAAAGGAGGAAGACCTGGAGGGTCTGAAGAAGAGACGCTTGCCCATTACAGGCCCACTGTGGTGGACCTACACTTGTAGCCTGTTCTTCAGGCTCCTTTTCGAAGCTGGCTTCATGTACGCCCTCTACATGGTCTATGATGGCTTCCAGATGCCACGTCTTGTCAAGTGTGAACAGTGGCCTTGTCCAAATAAAGTTGACTGCTTCATCTCACGACCAACAGAGAAGACAGTTTTCACCATTTTCATGGTGGGATCTTCAGCTTTGTGCATTGTGCTCAATGTCGCAGAGCTGGTCTATTTGATCATTAAGGCATTGATGAGATGCTTATCTAGAGCCAAGAGGAGGCATACGTATAGCCACTCATCAGACATGTCTAAAGATGGGGCTCTGTTAGAGAACAAAAAGAACGAGATGTTGCTTTCATCAGTCTCTGAGTCCAGTAATAGCAAGTCTATGTAA
- the gja3 gene encoding gap junction alpha-3 protein codes for MGDWSFLGRLLENAQEHSTVIGKVWLTVLFIFRILVLGTAAEEVWGDEQSDFTCNTQQPGCENVCYDEAFPISHIRYWVLQIIFVSTPTLIYLGHILHIIRMEDKRKEKEEELQKAQRHQEEKELLFRNGEGGSGGGKKEKPSIRDEHGKIRIRGALLRTYVFNIIFKTLFEVGFILGQYFLYGFQLRPLYKCARWPCPNTVDCFLSRPTEKTIFIMFMLVVACVSLVLNLLEIYHLGWKKIKQGVTSGYIPEHESLAHTDTVETGALPAASRTDPATLSYPPKYTKLAAGSAAFLQPGSVPVTAEFKIDPLHEEPNSFYISSNNHRLAAEQNWANLATEQQTLEKKAIAPSTSSSSASSCDNEQRPRDAAPITSIPNSSSGILSSGKCEPEESHVTTTVEMHEPPSVFTDLRCMSRASKTSSVRARHNDLAV; via the coding sequence ATGGGTGACTGGAGCTTTCTTGGGCGACTGTTGGAGAATGCACAAGAACACTCTACGGTGATCGGCAAAGTCTGGCTGACTGTCCTCTTCATCTTTAGGATCCTGGTGTTGGGAACAGCAGCAGAGGAAGTCTGGGGCGATGAACAGTCGGACTTTACCTGTAACACGCAGCAGCCTGGTTGTGAAAACGTTTGTTATGACGAGGCCTTTCCCATTTCACACATCCGTTACTGGGTGCTGCAGATCATCTTTGTGTCCACACCAACGCTCATTTACCTGGGTCACATACTGCACATCATCCGTATGGAGGATAAGCgcaaagagaaggaggaggagctgcAAAAGGCACAGAGACACCAGGAGGAGAAGGAACTGCTGTTTAGAAATGGGGAGGGTGGCAGTGGAGGTGGGAAAAAGGAGAAACCATCAATCAGAGATGAGCATGGCAAAATCCGCATCAGGGGTGCCTTGTTGCGCACATACGTGTTCAACATTATTTTCAAGACCCTGTTTGAGGTGGGTTTCATTTTAGGTCAATATTTTCTTTATGGTTTCCAGCTCAGGCCACTATATAAGTGTGCACGGTGGCCCTGCCCCAACACTGTGGACTGCTTCCTGTCCAGACCCACAGAGAAGACCATCTTCATCATGTTCATGCTTGTGGTGGCTTGTGTATCTCTTGTGCTGAATTTATTAGAGATTTATCACCTTggatggaaaaaaatcaaacaggGTGTAACCAGTGGATACATCCCTGAGCATGAGTCGCTAGCCCATACTGACACGGTGGAGACAGGAGCCCTGCCTGCTGCCTCCAGAACTGACCCTGCAACCCTTAGCTATCCTCCCAAATACACCAAGTTGGCAGCAGGTAGCGCAGCCTTCCTGCAGCCTGGGTCAGTTCCCGTAACAGCGGAGTTCAAGATTGATCCTCTGCATGAGGAGCCAAACTCTTTCTACATCAGCAGCAACAATCACAGGCTGGCTGCTGAGCAGAACTGGGCCAATCTGGCCACTGAACAGCAAACTCTGGAAAAGAAGGCCATTGCTCCCTCtacttcctcctcctctgcctcgTCCTGTGATAACGAGCAGCGCCCGAGAGACGCTGCTCCCATTACCAGCATTCCCAACTCAAGTAGTGGCATTTTGAGTAGTGGGAAGTGTGAGCCAGAGGAGAGTCACGTCACCACTACGGTGGAGATGCACGAGCCACCTAGTGTGTTTACTGACCTCCGATGCATGAGCAGAGCAAGCAAAACAAGCAGTGTAAGAGCAAGGCACAATGATCTGGCTGTCTAG